The Tamandua tetradactyla isolate mTamTet1 chromosome 5, mTamTet1.pri, whole genome shotgun sequence genome window below encodes:
- the PISD gene encoding phosphatidylserine decarboxylase proenzyme, mitochondrial isoform X2 — protein sequence MFHSSGKGGLVSLLLRSERWMGHCRLLLSPGPPTCAREPPRPPPAARLGGEARSPDSADLLAWGEGAEGGKTKAGQRVGARERERVSCAPPSPCLPTMCQSEARRGPELRTAKWLQFPQLALRRRLGQLSCMSRPALKLRSWPLTILYYLLPFGALRPLSRVGWRPVSRVTLYKSVPTRLLSRAWGRLNQVELPNWLRRPVYSLYIWTFGVNMKEAAVEDLHHYRNLSEFFRRKLKPQARPVCGLHSVISPSDGKILNFGQVKNCEVEQVKGVTYSLESFLGPRISAEDLPFPPATPCSSFKSQLVTREGNELYHCVIYLAPGDYHCFHSPTDWTVSHRRHFPGSLMSVNPGMARWIKELFCHNERVVLTGDWKHGFFSLTAVGATNVGSIRIYFDRDLHTNSPRYSKGSYNDFSFVTHTNKEGVPMRKGEHLGEFNLGSTIVLIFEAPQDFNFKLKTGQKIRFGEALGSL from the exons ATGTTCCATTCCAGTGGGAAAGGGGGGCTTGTTTCCCTCCTGCTGAGGAGTGAAAGGTGGATGGGGCACTGCAGACTGCTGCTCAG CCCCGGCCCGCCGACCTGCGCCCGTGAGCCCCCAAGACCTCCTCCAGCCGCCCGCCTGGGAGGAGAAGCCCGCAGCCCCGACAGCGCAGATCTCCTGGCGTGGGGGGAAGGGGCGgaaggaggaaaaacaaaggcAGGCCAGCGAGTCGGAGCGCGGGAGCGTGAGAGAGTGAGCTGCGCGCCGCCCTCCCCGTGCCTGCCCACCATGTGTCAGTCAGAGGCGCGGCGAGGACCAGAGCTCCGCACAGCGAAATG GTTGCAGTTTCCCCAGCTGGCCCTGAGGCGGAGGCTAGGACAGTTGAGCTGCATGTCCAGACCCGCGCTGAAACTGCGCTCCTGGCCCCTGACCATCCTCTACTACCTCCTGCCTTTCGGCGCCCTCAGGCCACTCAGCCGGGTGGGATGGAGGCCCGTGAGCAGG GTGACCCTGTACAAGTCGGTGCCAACTCGCTTGCTGTCACGGGCCTGGGGCCGCCTCAACCAGGTGGAGCTGCCGAACTGGCTGCGCAGGCCTGTGTACAGCCTGTACATCTGGACCTTCGGCGTGAACATGAAGGAGGCTGCCGTGGAGGACCTGCACCACTACCGCAACCTCAGCGAGTTCTTCCGGCGCAAGCTGAAGCCACAGGCCAGGCCCGTGTGTGGCCTGCACAGCGTG ATTAGCCCATCAGATGGGAAGATCCTCAATTTTGGGCAGGTGAAGAACTGTGAGGTGGAACAGGTGAAAGGGGTCACCTACTCCCTGGAGTCATTCCTGGGCCCCCGTATCTCTGCAGAGGACCTGCCTTTCCCACCAG CCACCCCCTGCAGCTCCTTCAAGAGCCAGCTGGTCACCAGGGAAGGGAATGAGCTGTACCACTGTGTCATCTACCTGGCCCCTGGGGACTACCACTGCTTCCACTCACCCACTGACTGGACTGTCTCCCATCGGCGCCACTTCCCAG GCTCGCTGATGTCCGTGAACCCTGGCATGGCCCGCTGGATCAAAGAACTCTTCTGCCACAATGAACGGGTAGTCCTGACTGGGGACTGGAAGCATGGCTTCTTCTCGCTGACGGCTGTGGGTGCCACCAACGTGGGCTCCATCCGCATCTACTTCGACCGG GACCTGCACACAAACAGCCCGCGGTACAGCAAAGGCTCCTACAACGACTTCAGCTTCGTAACGCACACCAATAAGGAGGGCGTCCCCATGCGCAAGGGCGAGCACCTGGGCGAGTTCAACCTGGGCTCCACCATAGTGCTCATCTTCGAGGCCCCCCAGGACTTCAACTTCAAGCTGAAAACAGGACAGAAAATCCGCTTTGGGGAGGCTCTGGGCTCCCTCTAA
- the PISD gene encoding phosphatidylserine decarboxylase proenzyme, mitochondrial isoform X3 codes for MVVLAWVCLLPQTSPKNGNSPGPPTCAREPPRPPPAARLGGEARSPDSADLLAWGEGAEGGKTKAGQRVGARERERVSCAPPSPCLPTMCQSEARRGPELRTAKWLQFPQLALRRRLGQLSCMSRPALKLRSWPLTILYYLLPFGALRPLSRVGWRPVSRVTLYKSVPTRLLSRAWGRLNQVELPNWLRRPVYSLYIWTFGVNMKEAAVEDLHHYRNLSEFFRRKLKPQARPVCGLHSVISPSDGKILNFGQVKNCEVEQVKGVTYSLESFLGPRISAEDLPFPPATPCSSFKSQLVTREGNELYHCVIYLAPGDYHCFHSPTDWTVSHRRHFPGSLMSVNPGMARWIKELFCHNERVVLTGDWKHGFFSLTAVGATNVGSIRIYFDRDLHTNSPRYSKGSYNDFSFVTHTNKEGVPMRKGEHLGEFNLGSTIVLIFEAPQDFNFKLKTGQKIRFGEALGSL; via the exons ATGGTGGTCCTTGCCTGGGTTTGTCTGCTGCCCCAGACTTCTCCAAAGAATGGCAACAG CCCCGGCCCGCCGACCTGCGCCCGTGAGCCCCCAAGACCTCCTCCAGCCGCCCGCCTGGGAGGAGAAGCCCGCAGCCCCGACAGCGCAGATCTCCTGGCGTGGGGGGAAGGGGCGgaaggaggaaaaacaaaggcAGGCCAGCGAGTCGGAGCGCGGGAGCGTGAGAGAGTGAGCTGCGCGCCGCCCTCCCCGTGCCTGCCCACCATGTGTCAGTCAGAGGCGCGGCGAGGACCAGAGCTCCGCACAGCGAAATG GTTGCAGTTTCCCCAGCTGGCCCTGAGGCGGAGGCTAGGACAGTTGAGCTGCATGTCCAGACCCGCGCTGAAACTGCGCTCCTGGCCCCTGACCATCCTCTACTACCTCCTGCCTTTCGGCGCCCTCAGGCCACTCAGCCGGGTGGGATGGAGGCCCGTGAGCAGG GTGACCCTGTACAAGTCGGTGCCAACTCGCTTGCTGTCACGGGCCTGGGGCCGCCTCAACCAGGTGGAGCTGCCGAACTGGCTGCGCAGGCCTGTGTACAGCCTGTACATCTGGACCTTCGGCGTGAACATGAAGGAGGCTGCCGTGGAGGACCTGCACCACTACCGCAACCTCAGCGAGTTCTTCCGGCGCAAGCTGAAGCCACAGGCCAGGCCCGTGTGTGGCCTGCACAGCGTG ATTAGCCCATCAGATGGGAAGATCCTCAATTTTGGGCAGGTGAAGAACTGTGAGGTGGAACAGGTGAAAGGGGTCACCTACTCCCTGGAGTCATTCCTGGGCCCCCGTATCTCTGCAGAGGACCTGCCTTTCCCACCAG CCACCCCCTGCAGCTCCTTCAAGAGCCAGCTGGTCACCAGGGAAGGGAATGAGCTGTACCACTGTGTCATCTACCTGGCCCCTGGGGACTACCACTGCTTCCACTCACCCACTGACTGGACTGTCTCCCATCGGCGCCACTTCCCAG GCTCGCTGATGTCCGTGAACCCTGGCATGGCCCGCTGGATCAAAGAACTCTTCTGCCACAATGAACGGGTAGTCCTGACTGGGGACTGGAAGCATGGCTTCTTCTCGCTGACGGCTGTGGGTGCCACCAACGTGGGCTCCATCCGCATCTACTTCGACCGG GACCTGCACACAAACAGCCCGCGGTACAGCAAAGGCTCCTACAACGACTTCAGCTTCGTAACGCACACCAATAAGGAGGGCGTCCCCATGCGCAAGGGCGAGCACCTGGGCGAGTTCAACCTGGGCTCCACCATAGTGCTCATCTTCGAGGCCCCCCAGGACTTCAACTTCAAGCTGAAAACAGGACAGAAAATCCGCTTTGGGGAGGCTCTGGGCTCCCTCTAA
- the PISD gene encoding phosphatidylserine decarboxylase proenzyme, mitochondrial isoform X6 codes for MCQSEARRGPELRTAKWLQFPQLALRRRLGQLSCMSRPALKLRSWPLTILYYLLPFGALRPLSRVGWRPVSRVTLYKSVPTRLLSRAWGRLNQVELPNWLRRPVYSLYIWTFGVNMKEAAVEDLHHYRNLSEFFRRKLKPQARPVCGLHSVISPSDGKILNFGQVKNCEVEQVKGVTYSLESFLGPRISAEDLPFPPATPCSSFKSQLVTREGNELYHCVIYLAPGDYHCFHSPTDWTVSHRRHFPGSLMSVNPGMARWIKELFCHNERVVLTGDWKHGFFSLTAVGATNVGSIRIYFDRDLHTNSPRYSKGSYNDFSFVTHTNKEGVPMRKGEHLGEFNLGSTIVLIFEAPQDFNFKLKTGQKIRFGEALGSL; via the exons ATGTGTCAGTCAGAGGCGCGGCGAGGACCAGAGCTCCGCACAGCGAAATG GTTGCAGTTTCCCCAGCTGGCCCTGAGGCGGAGGCTAGGACAGTTGAGCTGCATGTCCAGACCCGCGCTGAAACTGCGCTCCTGGCCCCTGACCATCCTCTACTACCTCCTGCCTTTCGGCGCCCTCAGGCCACTCAGCCGGGTGGGATGGAGGCCCGTGAGCAGG GTGACCCTGTACAAGTCGGTGCCAACTCGCTTGCTGTCACGGGCCTGGGGCCGCCTCAACCAGGTGGAGCTGCCGAACTGGCTGCGCAGGCCTGTGTACAGCCTGTACATCTGGACCTTCGGCGTGAACATGAAGGAGGCTGCCGTGGAGGACCTGCACCACTACCGCAACCTCAGCGAGTTCTTCCGGCGCAAGCTGAAGCCACAGGCCAGGCCCGTGTGTGGCCTGCACAGCGTG ATTAGCCCATCAGATGGGAAGATCCTCAATTTTGGGCAGGTGAAGAACTGTGAGGTGGAACAGGTGAAAGGGGTCACCTACTCCCTGGAGTCATTCCTGGGCCCCCGTATCTCTGCAGAGGACCTGCCTTTCCCACCAG CCACCCCCTGCAGCTCCTTCAAGAGCCAGCTGGTCACCAGGGAAGGGAATGAGCTGTACCACTGTGTCATCTACCTGGCCCCTGGGGACTACCACTGCTTCCACTCACCCACTGACTGGACTGTCTCCCATCGGCGCCACTTCCCAG GCTCGCTGATGTCCGTGAACCCTGGCATGGCCCGCTGGATCAAAGAACTCTTCTGCCACAATGAACGGGTAGTCCTGACTGGGGACTGGAAGCATGGCTTCTTCTCGCTGACGGCTGTGGGTGCCACCAACGTGGGCTCCATCCGCATCTACTTCGACCGG GACCTGCACACAAACAGCCCGCGGTACAGCAAAGGCTCCTACAACGACTTCAGCTTCGTAACGCACACCAATAAGGAGGGCGTCCCCATGCGCAAGGGCGAGCACCTGGGCGAGTTCAACCTGGGCTCCACCATAGTGCTCATCTTCGAGGCCCCCCAGGACTTCAACTTCAAGCTGAAAACAGGACAGAAAATCCGCTTTGGGGAGGCTCTGGGCTCCCTCTAA